In Prochlorococcus marinus str. MIT 1214, one DNA window encodes the following:
- a CDS encoding glycosyl transferase: MSNDPVAIIFVSNGPGELATWVKPLAQELHKQIALRPKAKASSISLNLVLVPCPNATGNENLVAKKWLQFENIIKAKNFWKLLIKPKKFGSWPSKGLVIFLGGDQFWSVLLSARLGYLNMTYAEWIARWPFWNNRIVTMSESIVEKLPRRIQNRCSVIGDLTADLTETAKIDDPLPPGKWIALMPGSKSAKLKIGIPFFLDVADKISKSMPDCKFLIPIAPTTNIDEIKYYGSKKNIITKQYKSGIKSISKAKNKEARGILITNNSTVILVQEKHPAYSDLSQCDIALTTVGANTAELGSLNIPMIVVVPTQHILVMEAWDGIVGLIARLPILKRCLGLFISFVKLRKRGFLAWPNISAKRMIVPERIGHISTTQIAEETVDWLNSPERLSGQKEDLQALRGLKGATKKFCQEIINLLKEKKLLS, from the coding sequence ATGAGTAATGATCCTGTAGCAATTATCTTTGTCTCAAATGGACCAGGTGAACTAGCTACTTGGGTTAAGCCACTGGCTCAAGAGCTGCATAAACAAATTGCGCTAAGACCTAAAGCAAAGGCATCTTCAATATCCTTAAATCTTGTTTTGGTTCCATGCCCGAACGCAACTGGCAATGAAAATCTCGTTGCCAAAAAATGGTTGCAATTTGAAAATATAATAAAAGCAAAAAATTTCTGGAAACTTCTTATAAAGCCTAAAAAATTTGGTTCATGGCCATCCAAAGGATTAGTAATTTTTTTAGGAGGAGATCAATTTTGGAGCGTTCTGCTTTCAGCAAGATTGGGATATTTAAATATGACATATGCAGAATGGATCGCAAGATGGCCGTTTTGGAATAATCGTATTGTCACAATGTCGGAAAGTATCGTTGAGAAACTGCCAAGACGAATTCAAAATCGTTGCTCAGTAATAGGAGACCTGACAGCTGACTTAACAGAAACTGCAAAAATTGATGATCCACTGCCTCCTGGAAAGTGGATTGCTCTTATGCCAGGTTCAAAAAGCGCCAAACTAAAAATTGGAATACCTTTTTTTCTTGATGTAGCTGATAAAATATCAAAATCTATGCCAGATTGTAAGTTTCTAATACCTATTGCTCCCACCACAAATATCGATGAAATCAAATATTATGGTAGCAAAAAAAATATAATTACCAAACAATATAAATCTGGAATAAAATCAATTTCTAAAGCCAAAAATAAAGAAGCAAGAGGAATATTAATCACCAATAATTCGACAGTGATTTTAGTGCAAGAAAAGCATCCAGCATATAGTGATCTCAGTCAGTGTGATATAGCTTTAACAACAGTAGGGGCCAATACTGCTGAGCTGGGCTCATTAAATATTCCGATGATAGTTGTCGTACCTACACAACACATTCTAGTTATGGAAGCATGGGATGGGATTGTAGGTTTAATAGCTAGATTACCAATTTTAAAACGATGCCTAGGTTTATTCATTAGCTTTGTAAAACTGAGAAAAAGAGGATTTCTGGCTTGGCCAAATATATCGGCAAAAAGAATGATTGTACCTGAAAGAATCGGACACATAAGCACAACCCAAATAGCTGAAGAAACAGTTGATTGGTTAAATTCACCTGAAAGGCTTTCTGGCCAAAAAGAAGATCTTCAAGCACTTAGAGGTCTTAAAGGAGCAACAAAGAAATTTTGTCAAGAAATTATTAATCTTCTAAAAGAGAAAAAACTTTTAAGTTAA
- the accC gene encoding acetyl-CoA carboxylase biotin carboxylase subunit, giving the protein MPIGKLLIANRGEIALRILRSCREMGIATVAVYSTVDKNALHVQLADEAVCVGDSPSSKSYLNIPNILAAATSRGVDAIHPGYGFLAENDRFAEICGDHGLIFVGPSPHAIRSMGDKSTAKSTMQKVGVPTVPGSEGLLESVSDASQLASEMGYPVMIKATAGGGGRGMRLVGHADELDNLFKAAQGEAEAAFGNPGLYMEKFIDRPRHVEVQILADRFGNVVHLGERDCSIQRRHQKLLEESPSPALDDQLRLQMGEAAVAAAKSINYEGAGTVEFLLDRHGNFYFMEMNTRIQVEHPVTELVTGMDLISEQLRIAGGEKLKFSQSEIKLEGHAIECRINAEDPSHNFRPSPGKITGWLPPGGPGVRVDSHVYTGYDIPPFYDSLIGKLIVWGRDREAALKRMERALNECAVTGITTTIDFHLKLLKRKEFTKGDVHTKFVEQEML; this is encoded by the coding sequence ATGCCCATAGGCAAATTGCTGATAGCTAATCGTGGCGAAATAGCTTTAAGAATTCTCCGGAGCTGTCGTGAGATGGGGATTGCAACTGTTGCTGTTTACAGCACTGTGGATAAAAATGCGTTACATGTTCAATTAGCTGATGAGGCTGTTTGTGTAGGAGATTCTCCTAGTAGTAAAAGTTATCTTAATATTCCAAACATATTAGCTGCAGCAACATCACGAGGTGTTGATGCTATTCATCCTGGTTATGGCTTTTTAGCTGAGAATGATCGCTTTGCAGAGATTTGCGGAGACCATGGGCTGATTTTTGTAGGTCCATCTCCTCATGCAATACGTTCGATGGGTGATAAGTCGACAGCTAAATCGACTATGCAGAAGGTTGGAGTACCAACTGTTCCTGGAAGTGAGGGTTTGTTAGAGAGCGTTTCAGATGCATCCCAGCTGGCTTCTGAAATGGGCTATCCAGTAATGATTAAGGCAACAGCAGGAGGCGGTGGAAGAGGCATGCGTTTGGTGGGACATGCTGATGAATTGGATAATCTTTTTAAAGCTGCACAAGGGGAAGCAGAAGCTGCATTTGGTAATCCAGGTTTATATATGGAGAAATTTATTGATCGTCCAAGGCATGTAGAGGTTCAGATTCTTGCTGATCGTTTTGGAAATGTTGTGCATCTTGGAGAGAGAGATTGCTCGATTCAAAGACGACATCAGAAATTGTTGGAGGAATCACCCAGTCCAGCTTTAGATGATCAGTTGAGATTACAGATGGGAGAAGCAGCAGTTGCAGCAGCAAAAAGTATCAATTACGAAGGTGCAGGGACAGTGGAGTTCTTACTGGATCGTCATGGAAACTTCTATTTTATGGAAATGAATACTCGAATACAAGTTGAGCATCCAGTAACGGAATTAGTTACAGGTATGGATCTCATTTCAGAACAATTACGAATTGCAGGAGGAGAAAAATTAAAATTTAGTCAATCAGAGATCAAGCTTGAGGGACATGCAATCGAATGCAGAATTAATGCTGAAGATCCAAGTCACAATTTCAGACCCTCTCCAGGTAAAATTACAGGCTGGTTGCCTCCTGGTGGGCCTGGTGTCAGGGTAGATAGCCATGTGTATACCGGTTATGACATACCTCCTTTTTATGATTCTTTAATAGGAAAATTAATTGTTTGGGGAAGAGATAGAGAAGCTGCACTTAAACGTATGGAAAGGGCTTTAAACGAGTGTGCAGTTACAGGAATTACAACAACTATTGATTTTCATTTGAAATTACTCAAGAGAAAAGAATTTACAAAAGGGGATGTCCATACAAAGTTTGTCGAACAAGAAATGTTGTAA
- a CDS encoding YggT family protein, with the protein MPLLIKSLPTLHFLMGFLIGSLTLAFLLRIILTWYPKIDLRTGLWPIIFLPTEPILAATRKIVAPIGGVDVTPIIWVGLLSLFRELFLGQQGLLTQIIF; encoded by the coding sequence ATGCCTCTGTTAATTAAAAGTCTTCCAACCCTGCATTTTTTAATGGGTTTTTTAATAGGTTCGCTAACCCTTGCATTCCTTCTCAGAATTATTTTGACTTGGTATCCAAAAATAGATTTAAGAACTGGTTTATGGCCAATTATCTTTTTACCAACTGAACCTATACTTGCAGCTACTCGAAAAATTGTGGCACCTATAGGAGGAGTAGATGTTACTCCAATTATTTGGGTAGGTCTCTTAAGCCTTTTTCGCGAATTGTTTCTTGGTCAACAAGGTTTACTAACTCAAATTATATTTTGA
- the psbX gene encoding photosystem II reaction center protein PsbX, with translation MTFHFLNLFLSAGASGQAATSSAVGMIGSFLAAGALVVAPAAAALIWVSQKDALSR, from the coding sequence ATGACTTTTCATTTTTTAAATTTGTTCCTTAGTGCTGGAGCTTCTGGTCAAGCTGCTACTAGTTCTGCTGTTGGGATGATAGGGAGTTTTCTTGCCGCTGGAGCTTTGGTAGTTGCACCTGCTGCTGCTGCGTTGATTTGGGTAAGCCAAAAAGATGCATTGAGTAGATAG
- a CDS encoding Ycf66 family protein — translation MVNASLNWASIVGIVLAVCGAGLYFLRSFKPALARDYDVFFAAIGLLCGGILFFQGWRLDPILQFGQFLLAGTTVFFAYESVRLRGIATDQARRSSYFDDEPELPRSSRGSLSDAGPDRNYDRFEETQPINRRFSGREDYQEEYPDDEKYGRRPSRAAIPEQAVSRRPRNISSPEINSRGAERDRRMERFNNPESSSDRASSFGDRRISRQESRRGTRPSASVQTSSRRRNGAPNPSQVSSSRLNSDNANIPSMGSRRPSKTNNNIEDAAFSSSEKGVSRTSRRPAKNSSENPVNRRSSSTSSYSSSTRKSRPRDNSSRFDD, via the coding sequence TTGGTCAATGCCAGTCTAAATTGGGCCAGCATTGTTGGCATCGTTCTAGCTGTATGCGGAGCTGGCTTATATTTTCTTAGATCTTTTAAGCCAGCATTGGCAAGAGATTACGATGTATTTTTTGCAGCTATTGGTTTGCTGTGTGGAGGGATACTTTTTTTTCAAGGTTGGCGTTTAGATCCCATCCTTCAGTTTGGACAGTTTTTACTTGCAGGAACAACTGTTTTCTTTGCGTATGAAAGTGTTCGCCTGAGAGGTATTGCAACAGATCAAGCACGAAGATCTTCATATTTTGATGATGAACCTGAGTTGCCAAGATCTTCTAGAGGAAGTTTGTCTGATGCAGGACCTGATAGAAATTATGATCGATTTGAGGAAACTCAACCTATTAATAGAAGATTTTCTGGTAGAGAAGATTATCAAGAAGAATATCCAGATGATGAAAAATATGGAAGACGTCCATCTAGGGCGGCAATCCCTGAGCAGGCTGTAAGTAGAAGGCCCAGAAATATTAGTTCTCCAGAAATTAATTCTCGAGGAGCCGAGAGAGATAGGAGAATGGAACGATTTAATAATCCAGAATCTTCTTCAGATAGAGCCTCAAGCTTTGGCGATAGGAGAATTAGCCGACAAGAAAGTAGGAGGGGGACTCGTCCTTCAGCAAGTGTTCAAACTTCAAGTCGTAGAAGAAATGGAGCCCCTAATCCCTCTCAAGTATCATCTTCAAGATTAAATTCTGATAATGCAAATATACCTTCAATGGGATCTAGGAGGCCTTCTAAAACTAACAATAATATTGAAGATGCTGCCTTTTCTAGTTCTGAAAAAGGAGTAAGTAGAACTAGTAGAAGACCTGCAAAGAATTCCTCTGAAAACCCTGTCAATCGAAGATCATCTTCTACAAGCTCTTATTCATCGTCCACAAGAAAGTCGAGACCAAGAGATAACAGCTCAAGATTTGATGATTAA
- a CDS encoding chlorophyll a/b-binding protein, which produces MNSNTETNQDNQSIKQEQTDSEIKNLSPSATTNDIPEFGWSGYAERINGRFAMLGLMAVLLVEAISKISFLEWAGIINK; this is translated from the coding sequence ATGAACTCCAATACTGAAACAAACCAAGATAATCAGTCAATAAAACAAGAACAAACTGATTCAGAAATTAAAAATCTTTCACCTAGCGCAACCACAAATGATATTCCTGAATTTGGGTGGAGTGGCTATGCAGAGAGAATAAATGGAAGATTTGCAATGCTTGGTCTTATGGCCGTTCTACTTGTTGAAGCAATTAGCAAGATATCGTTTTTGGAATGGGCTGGAATAATTAATAAATAA
- a CDS encoding ABC transporter ATP-binding protein/permease, with product MTSSISKAQKGLVSQLIKLRKLTQPYFLPYTKNNGWLFVYLLLALLFCVGGIVLFLLTGLMSLLANVAPEITNQFLGGVQNSLQVIWDGPSGLIISSLFALGIFSFISIRGLLRQRRWLPWLLLGVIILMLLSVNGINAGITFLVRDITNALIQKDENESYKNLWILGICFIAALPIRSFQFYFSAKLQLLWREWLSKSLITDYLDERTYYILNPNDESETNVDNPDQRITEDARDFTAQTIDLSLNIFDSLLVFSLNIFILLSISKELTLALIVYATLVSSLLLFASRKLFKLNYDQLRFEADFRYGLVHVRNNAESIAFYSGENQEEKEVSRRLKSVVDNFNLLIIWEALLRVLQRSGIYGSVFIPFIILAGPILSGEMDYGSFQQANLNYNLLEGSLFFIIYKIEALARFSASIGRLEGFQSNMNEVRNDQFDDFKVEIKTNNSIILKNVSIKTPGKDNYLINNLNLSIDSGQSVLVVGPSGCGKTSLLRAISGLWAIQSGEIETPSNGDLLFIPQKPYMTLGSLREQLCYPLDKNRFSDDHLKAVLEEVKLPQIIQRYPDLDIKQDWQRLLSLGEQQRLAFARLLLNSPKYVVLDEATSALDVNTEKHLYELLNQRDMACISVGHRPTLKNYHETVLEITENKGWRLLPAASYQFTEN from the coding sequence ATGACCTCATCAATTTCGAAAGCTCAAAAAGGACTAGTAAGCCAACTTATTAAATTAAGAAAGCTTACTCAGCCATATTTTCTACCTTATACAAAAAATAATGGCTGGCTATTTGTATATTTATTGCTAGCTTTACTATTTTGTGTAGGGGGAATAGTTCTATTTTTACTAACAGGTTTAATGAGCCTGTTAGCCAACGTAGCTCCAGAGATAACAAACCAATTTTTAGGAGGTGTTCAAAACTCCTTACAGGTCATATGGGATGGTCCTTCAGGATTAATAATTTCAAGTTTGTTTGCCTTAGGAATTTTTTCATTTATCTCGATTCGTGGTCTGTTAAGGCAAAGAAGATGGCTGCCTTGGCTTTTGTTAGGAGTAATTATTTTGATGTTATTGTCTGTCAATGGAATTAACGCAGGAATTACTTTTCTAGTCAGAGATATAACTAATGCATTAATACAAAAAGATGAAAATGAAAGTTATAAAAATTTGTGGATTCTTGGAATTTGTTTTATCGCAGCTCTTCCTATAAGAAGCTTCCAGTTTTATTTTTCAGCAAAGCTTCAGCTTTTATGGAGAGAGTGGTTATCTAAAAGCCTAATAACCGACTATTTAGATGAAAGGACATATTATATATTAAACCCCAACGATGAATCTGAAACAAATGTCGACAATCCAGATCAAAGAATTACAGAAGATGCCAGAGACTTTACTGCGCAAACAATAGATCTCTCTCTAAATATTTTTGATTCATTATTAGTATTTTCATTAAACATTTTTATTTTACTAAGTATAAGCAAAGAGCTAACACTTGCTCTGATAGTTTACGCGACATTAGTTTCATCTTTGCTACTTTTTGCTAGTAGAAAATTATTTAAATTAAATTATGATCAATTAAGATTTGAAGCTGATTTTCGTTATGGTCTTGTTCATGTAAGAAATAACGCAGAATCAATTGCTTTCTATTCTGGTGAAAATCAAGAAGAAAAAGAAGTTAGTAGAAGACTAAAGTCTGTAGTTGACAACTTTAATCTTTTAATCATATGGGAAGCATTGTTAAGAGTGCTCCAGCGTTCTGGAATTTATGGAAGTGTTTTTATTCCTTTCATTATTCTCGCAGGACCAATTCTTAGCGGCGAAATGGACTATGGAAGTTTTCAACAAGCTAATTTGAACTATAACCTTCTTGAGGGATCATTATTTTTTATTATTTATAAGATAGAAGCTTTAGCTAGATTTTCAGCTTCCATAGGCAGGCTTGAAGGATTTCAATCAAACATGAATGAAGTCAGGAATGACCAATTTGATGACTTTAAAGTTGAAATTAAAACGAACAATTCTATTATTCTGAAAAATGTAAGTATTAAGACTCCAGGTAAAGATAATTATCTCATTAATAACTTAAATCTTAGTATTGACTCTGGTCAAAGTGTACTTGTAGTAGGACCTTCTGGTTGTGGTAAGACTTCTTTACTGCGAGCTATCAGCGGTCTCTGGGCAATCCAATCTGGTGAAATAGAAACACCCTCAAATGGTGATTTACTCTTTATCCCTCAAAAACCATATATGACTCTTGGCTCTTTAAGAGAACAGCTTTGTTATCCATTAGATAAAAATAGATTCAGTGATGATCACCTAAAAGCCGTTTTAGAGGAAGTCAAGTTACCTCAAATAATCCAAAGGTATCCGGACCTAGATATCAAACAAGATTGGCAAAGGCTGTTATCTCTTGGAGAGCAACAAAGGTTAGCTTTCGCAAGACTTTTACTCAATTCGCCTAAATATGTTGTTTTAGATGAAGCAACAAGTGCACTAGACGTAAATACAGAAAAACATCTTTATGAACTTCTTAACCAACGTGATATGGCATGTATTAGCGTTGGCCACAGGCCAACCCTAAAGAACTATCATGAAACTGTGCTTGAAATCACGGAGAACAAAGGTTGGCGATTATTGCCCGCTGCAAGTTACCAATTCACTGAGAACTAA
- a CDS encoding histidine triad nucleotide-binding protein, whose amino-acid sequence MTTIFDKILSGEIPCDEVFSDNKCLAFKDITPQAPTHILIIPRKPIPSLQEIKKEDQELLGHLLLKGTEIANAAGLESWRTIINTGEEAGQTVFHLHIHIIGGRKLSWPPG is encoded by the coding sequence ATGACAACAATTTTTGATAAAATTCTTAGCGGTGAAATTCCTTGTGATGAGGTTTTTAGTGATAACAAATGCCTAGCTTTCAAAGACATTACCCCTCAAGCACCTACTCACATTTTAATAATTCCTAGAAAACCTATTCCAAGTCTGCAAGAAATAAAAAAAGAAGATCAAGAATTACTGGGTCACTTACTGCTAAAAGGGACCGAAATTGCCAATGCTGCTGGCTTAGAAAGTTGGAGAACCATAATTAATACGGGAGAAGAAGCAGGTCAAACAGTATTTCACTTACATATTCATATCATTGGCGGCAGAAAATTAAGTTGGCCACCAGGGTAA
- the def gene encoding peptide deformylase, which produces MAGSFAQLAKNAEKKKPSISVSKEPVKNPPLKVYQLGHEALRTPANRIVKVDDSIRKLVKDMLITMYSSKGIGLAAPQVGIQKRLLVIDLNFEDPNAPPMVFINPEITSSSASLDTYEEGCLSIPGVYLNVLRPSSIKLSYRDEMGRPKKMNADGLMARCIQHEIDHLNGICFVDKVTDEEELKKQLNENNFNQSDVIKETT; this is translated from the coding sequence TTGGCTGGCAGTTTTGCTCAACTTGCAAAAAATGCAGAAAAAAAGAAGCCCTCAATTTCAGTTTCGAAAGAACCTGTCAAGAATCCCCCTTTGAAGGTGTATCAACTGGGACATGAGGCTTTAAGAACTCCAGCTAATCGTATAGTCAAAGTTGATGATTCAATACGAAAGTTAGTGAAAGATATGCTCATAACTATGTATTCTTCAAAAGGTATTGGTTTAGCAGCACCTCAAGTAGGAATACAAAAGAGATTATTAGTTATTGATTTAAATTTTGAAGATCCAAATGCCCCACCCATGGTATTTATAAATCCTGAGATAACTTCATCTAGTGCAAGCTTAGATACATATGAAGAAGGTTGTCTAAGTATCCCTGGCGTTTACCTTAATGTTTTACGACCCTCCTCAATCAAATTAAGTTATCGAGATGAAATGGGTAGACCAAAGAAAATGAATGCAGATGGTCTAATGGCAAGATGCATTCAGCACGAAATAGACCACCTAAATGGTATCTGTTTTGTTGACAAAGTAACTGATGAAGAAGAACTGAAAAAACAATTAAATGAGAATAACTTCAATCAAAGTGATGTAATAAAAGAAACAACTTGA
- a CDS encoding alpha/beta hydrolase family protein: MKNKTMRILHAEKVYGEAPIFKEPRIIGDWVLWLEQRPNEKGRTTALIRPWGQKDVLPQELTPYPSDLRTKIHGYGGAPLTANLDGSDLILTWVDKKDNCLWMRTWSYEEKNKNSSSFKFIPKIESICLTKKDNFFLAGGVIDLEKNIWIGLMENEEGDHIVSFSLKKNDQYPKFIYSSQGLLGYLALNAKDRKLAWVEWSNTSMPWDLNELKLAKLDENVNIINIVNFNNEYLKCTEKISFFNPIWSDSGHLFVAEDSSGWWNITQIKTDITNNSITIFQNKWTIKAEIAFPQWVLGMSSFSCVGDDVVGAFAQEGIWTLALFQENGFIKTFDLPFIEFSGLHSNQNRLVAIASGSEISDGIFELDLLAKSWEHTLASSFCLDPTEISIGESFWFIGSNQENVHAWYYPPINRQISLPPLLVKSHSGPTGMARCGLDLEVQFWTSRGWAVVDVNYGGSSGFGREYRDRLRGNWGVIDVLDCTKAAQSLIAIGKADKDRIAILGSSASGFTALGCLISTDIFNIGACKYAVTDLIGMANSTHRFEEFYLDYLIGNIETDYEKYLKRSPIENVNAINMPLILFHGLKDEVIPSDQSVVIKDALLKRGIPVQINLFENEGHGFKDGRIKVDVLKKTEAFFRQYLNI; encoded by the coding sequence ATGAAGAACAAAACAATGAGAATCTTGCATGCTGAAAAAGTTTATGGAGAAGCCCCCATATTTAAAGAGCCTCGGATCATAGGTGATTGGGTTTTATGGTTAGAACAAAGACCAAACGAAAAGGGAAGAACTACAGCTTTAATTAGACCTTGGGGACAAAAAGACGTTTTACCTCAGGAGTTAACACCTTATCCAAGTGATTTAAGGACAAAAATCCATGGATATGGTGGTGCTCCTTTAACAGCTAATCTCGATGGATCAGATCTGATATTGACTTGGGTCGACAAAAAAGACAACTGCTTATGGATGAGAACTTGGTCTTATGAGGAAAAAAATAAAAACTCTTCTTCTTTTAAATTCATACCTAAAATAGAATCAATTTGTCTGACAAAAAAAGATAATTTTTTTCTCGCAGGTGGTGTAATTGACCTTGAAAAAAATATTTGGATTGGATTGATGGAAAATGAAGAAGGAGATCATATAGTTTCTTTTTCTCTAAAAAAAAATGATCAATATCCAAAATTTATTTATTCATCTCAGGGATTACTAGGTTATCTTGCTCTGAATGCTAAAGATAGAAAGTTGGCATGGGTTGAATGGTCAAATACTTCAATGCCTTGGGATTTAAATGAATTAAAATTAGCCAAATTGGATGAGAATGTAAATATCATAAATATTGTAAATTTTAATAATGAATATTTAAAATGCACAGAAAAAATATCATTTTTTAACCCCATTTGGTCCGATTCAGGTCATCTTTTTGTCGCTGAAGATAGTAGTGGTTGGTGGAATATAACGCAGATTAAAACTGATATTACTAATAATTCAATTACTATTTTCCAGAATAAATGGACTATTAAGGCTGAAATTGCTTTCCCTCAATGGGTCCTAGGGATGTCGAGTTTTTCATGTGTGGGGGATGATGTTGTTGGAGCTTTTGCTCAGGAAGGAATTTGGACTTTAGCTTTATTTCAAGAAAATGGATTTATCAAGACTTTTGATCTGCCTTTTATTGAGTTCTCAGGTCTTCATTCGAATCAAAATCGACTTGTGGCAATTGCCAGTGGTTCAGAAATTTCTGACGGGATTTTTGAACTAGATTTATTAGCTAAAAGTTGGGAACATACTCTTGCCTCTTCATTTTGCTTGGATCCAACGGAAATAAGTATTGGCGAATCTTTTTGGTTTATCGGATCGAATCAAGAGAATGTTCACGCTTGGTATTATCCACCTATTAATAGACAAATATCGTTACCTCCTTTGTTGGTGAAAAGTCATAGCGGGCCTACTGGTATGGCTCGTTGTGGATTGGATCTAGAGGTGCAATTTTGGACATCAAGAGGTTGGGCGGTTGTCGATGTTAATTATGGAGGCTCTTCTGGTTTTGGGCGGGAATATAGAGATCGATTGAGAGGCAATTGGGGAGTAATTGATGTTTTGGATTGCACTAAGGCAGCTCAATCATTGATTGCAATTGGTAAGGCTGATAAAGACCGTATAGCAATTTTAGGGAGTAGCGCATCGGGTTTTACAGCTTTAGGTTGTTTGATATCTACTGACATTTTTAATATAGGAGCATGTAAATATGCTGTAACTGATTTGATAGGCATGGCTAATTCAACTCATAGATTTGAAGAATTTTATTTAGATTATTTAATAGGTAATATAGAAACTGATTATGAAAAATATCTTAAAAGATCTCCAATTGAAAATGTTAATGCTATTAATATGCCATTAATTTTATTTCATGGATTGAAAGATGAAGTTATACCCTCGGATCAATCTGTTGTAATCAAAGATGCATTATTAAAACGTGGAATTCCAGTGCAAATAAATTTGTTTGAGAACGAAGGTCATGGATTTAAAGATGGCAGAATAAAAGTTGATGTATTAAAAAAAACAGAAGCTTTTTTTAGACAATATCTAAATATTTAA